The proteins below come from a single Pogoniulus pusillus isolate bPogPus1 chromosome 39, bPogPus1.pri, whole genome shotgun sequence genomic window:
- the ST7L gene encoding suppressor of tumorigenicity 7 protein-like, protein MADSAGSGRGPPCPGAAAALRRWEHLRRRAATVAPWARGLLAVAAGLGLFYVVLRVPLRLRDGLAAVTVFLSTLTPKFYFALTVTSSFISGLIFVFEWWHFRKYGTSFIEQVSVSHLRPLIGGTESSPPAPAAFSSGESETSRQGMPECKVWRNPLNLFRGAEYSRYMWVTGKEPLTYYDMNLSAQDHQNFFTCDTDALRPSDTVMQKAWRERNPQARIKAAHQALELNNDCATAYVLLAEEEATTIVDAEKYFKQALKAGEMIYRKSQNCHSQSPQHEAQLRRDTNVLVYVKRRLAMCARKLGRIREAVKMMRDLMKEFPLLSMLNIHENLLEALLELQAYADVQAVLAKYDDISLPKSAAICYTAALLKARAVSERFSPETASKRGLSTAEINAVEAIHRAVEFNPHVPKYLLEMKSLVLPPEHILKRGDSEAVAYAFFHLQHWKRIEGALNLLHCTWEGTFRMIPYPLEKGHLFYPYPSCTETADRELLPTFHEVSVYPQKELPFFIHFTAGLCSFSAMLALLTHQFPELMVVFAKAVLRVLWPVSAPSVLASS, encoded by the exons ATGGCGGACAGCGCTGGGAGCGGCCGGGGGCCGCCGTGCCCCGGGGCGGCCGCGGCGCTGCGGCGGTGGGAGCACctgcggcggcgggcggcgacGGTAGCGCCCTGGGCCCGCGGACTCCTGGCTGTGGCCGCCGGACTTGGCCTCTTTTATGTGGTGCTGCGAGTGCCGCTCCGGCTCCGGGACGGTCTGGCGGCCG TGACTGTGTTCTTAAGCACTTTGACTCCGAAGTTCTATTTTGCCCTGACAGTGACTTCATCCTTTATATCTGGACTGATATTT GTGTTTGAGTGGTGGCATTTCCGAAAGTATGGCACCTCTTTCATCGAGCAGGTCTCTGTCAGTCACCTCAGGCCTCTCATTGgtggcacagagagcagccccccagccccagctgccttctcctctggGGAGAGCGAGACCAGCAGGCAGGGAATGCCAG AGTGCAAAGTGTGGCGAAATCCTCTCAATCTTTTCAGAGGAGCAGAGTACAGCAG ATACATGTGGGTGACTGGGAAGGAGCCTCTTACCTACTATGACATGAACTTGTCTGCTCAAGATCATCAGAACTTCTTCACATGCGACACAGACGCCCTGCGGCCCTCAGACACAG TTATGCAGAAAGCGTGGCGAGAGAGGAACCCCCAGGCCCGGATTAAAGCAGCCCATCAAGCTTTAGAGTTGAACAATGA TTGTGCCACTGCCTATGTCCTCCTGGCTGAGGAAGAAGCAACAACTATTGTGGATGCTGAGAAATATTTCAAGCAGGCTctgaaggcaggagaaatgatTTACAGAAAGTCTCAGAACTGCCACTCCCAAAGTCCTCAACATGAAGCACAGCTGA GAAGAGACACCAATGTGTTGGTGTATGTGAAAAGGAGGCTAGCTATGTGTGCAAGAAAGCTTGGAAGAATCCGAGAAGCAGTGAAAATGATGAGAGAT CTGATGAAAGAGTTTCCACTTCTCAGCATGCTGAACATCCATGAAAACCTCTtggaggcactgctggagtTGCAGGCTTATGCAGATGTCCAGGCAGTGCTAGCGAAGTATGATG ATATCAGCCTGCCCAAATCAGCAGCAATATGttacacagcagccctgctgaaagCCAGAGCTGTGTCAGAAAG aTTCTCCCCAGAAACTGCTTCCAAAAgagggctcagcacagcagaaattAATGCCGTGGAAGCAATTCACAGAGCTGTGGAATTTAACCCTCACGTTCCAAAG TATTTACTAGAAATGAAGAGCTTGGTGCTTCCTCCAGAGCATATTCTGAAGCGAGGGGACAGCGAGGCAGTAGCATATGCATTTTTCCATCTCCAGCACTGGAAAAGGATAGAAGGAGCTCTCAACCTGCTGCACTGTACCTGGGAAGGCA CCTTCAGGATGATCCCGTACCCACTGGAGAAAGGTCACCTCTTCTACCCCTACCCGAGCTGCACAGAGACAGcagacagagagctgctgccaa caTTTCATGAAGTGTCTGTGTACCCCCAGAAGGAGCTTCCCTTTTTCATCCACTTCACAGCAGGCCTCTGCTCCTTCTCGGCGATGCTGGCCCTCCTCACGCACCAGTTCCCGGAGCTGATGGTGGTGTTTGCTAAAGCT GTGCTGCGGGTGCTGTGGCCTGTGAGTGCTCCCAGTGTCCTGGCCTCCAGCTGA